A region from the Chionomys nivalis chromosome 22, mChiNiv1.1, whole genome shotgun sequence genome encodes:
- the Ypel4 gene encoding protein yippee-like 4 — translation MPSCDPGPAPACLPTKTFRSYLPRCHRTYSCVHCRAHLAKHDELISKSFQGSHGRAYLFNSVVNVGCGPAEQRLLLTGLHSVADIFCESCKTTLGWKYEQAFETSQKYKEGKYIIEMSHMVKDNGWD, via the exons ATGCCCAGCTGTGACCCTGGCCCGGCCCCTGCCTGTCTACCCACCAAGACTTTCCGCAGCTACCTTCCCCGCTGCCACCGTACTTACAGTTGTGTCCACTGTCGAGCACATCTGGCCAAACACGATGAGCTTATTTCCAAG TCCTTCCAAGGGAGCCATGGCCGGGCCTACCTGTTTAACTCCGT GGTCAACGTGGGTTGTGGGCCAGCTGAACAGCGCCTCCTGCTCACAGGACTCCACTCGGTAGCTGACATTTTCTGCGAAAGCTGCAAGACCACACTGGGCTGGAAATAT GAACAAGCCTTTGAGACCAGCCAGAAatacaaagaagggaaatacatcATTGAGATGTCACACATGGTGAAGGACAACGGCTGGGACTGA